The genomic region TCCAAGTACAACTTAGGTGACTTTATCGAGACTGTCCCTAGCTGTTTACAGACAGCTACTTTGGCTATGGCATGGGAAACCTTCAGCCAGGAGCAAAGCGATCGCCTGATTGTGTTGGATCGGCAACGATTTCCCCTGGGAGTGCTGCATCTGCGGCAATTTTTCCCCCACTGGTTGGCAGCAACAAACAATAGCAAGAATGTCAAGCAATCCTTATCCAAAGCAACCGCTCGCATACTAGAGCCTATAGAAAAGCTACCAAATGAGTTTAGCCTAGAACAGTTCCAATCGTATATAGATTCCCGTCCCGAACTCAGCGACATCAAGCAGACTTTTGCGATCGTCGATGCTGAGGGAAAGTTTTTAGGGCTATTGGAGCAAACAAAGCTCTGGAAAGTTTTAGCCGCAGCCGCGAGAACCGAAAAGCGCGATCGTTTAGCAAAAACAACTTTACTCAAAGCAACCATCGAGCGTGGCATTGAGCCAGAGCAACTCGACCCGATCGTCCAACTGCTAGAAAGATTACCCTTACCATTGATGTTACAAACGAGCCTGGGCGAAGCGATCGCCCAGAATCCTGCCTGGAATCGGCAATTTGGTAACATGGGCAATCCCGAAGCAATTCGGCAAGAAGTCGAAGCAATTTTGAATGTGGCGGGAACTCAGCAATCGGTAATTGACTTGGAATCGGCAACAGCAGCAGAAGTTACCGAAGCTAGTCGAGAAGTCGATCGCGCCAAGTTAAGCGATTGGCAGGCAACAACTCATCACTTCAGTCTCACTGCACTACAGGAGCAAGTATCTTTACTATCCACACCCGATGCGGCAGAACCCAACATCATACGCTACTGCCAGCAGGGAGAGCAAGAAGGGACGTGTATCTGTGTTTGCCCCGGACAACAGGGACAAGACCGAGTGTGGCAATTTCTCAAAATTCCTTTACAAATGTCAGTCGTCAGCCGCCAACAGCAATCCGAGCGAATTTGGTTGTTGATGGCTACAGATGTGACAGAACAGCGACAGATGGCATCGGAACTAGCCGCCAAAAATGCCGATTTGATTCAACTCAATCGCTTGAAAGATGAATTTCTTGCTTGTATTAGTCACGAGTTGCGGACACCCCTAACAGCAATGCTGGGGTTATCTACCTTACTAAAAGATCAGGCACTAGGACAGCTCAACGAGCGTCAAGCACGCTACGCGCGGCTAATTCACGAAAATGGACGACATTTAATGAGCGTGGTCAATGACATTTTAGATTTGACCCGCATGGAGACAGGACAGTTAGAATTAACCCTCGAACCAGTCCACATTCGTAAAGTATGCGAACGTGCGGTCGAGCAAGCTCGGCTTGCCTTTAGCCCGAAAAACAACAAAACTGCTGTGGTGGAGGCAGGGACAGACAGTCATCTCGAACACCGCTTTACCTTAGCGATCGAACCCGAGTTAGATATCATTGTGGCGGACGAATTGCGCCTGCGCCAGATGCTGGTTCACTTATTGGCAAATGCCTTCAAATTCACGGCATCCGGCGGGGAGATCGGTTTGCGAGTCAGCTATTGGGCAGGGTGGATTGCCTTTACAGTTTGGGATACAGGAATTGGCATTCCCGAACACCAGCAACACTTAATTTTTCAAAAATTTCAACAGTTGGAAACGCCGTTGACGCGGCAATTTGAAGGTACGGGTCTGGGTTTGGTTTTAACCAGAGCCTTAGCTCGGCTGCATGGTGGTGATGTCAGCTTTTTGTCTCAAGAAGGTAAAGGCAGCCAATTTACCCTGTTGCTAGCTCCTACGCCGCCCAAGAAGAGAGCTGGGGGAGCTGGAGGAGCTGGAGAGGCTGGGGAAGCTGGGGAGCAGGTGGGAAGAACGTCCGCAAATTTACAACGACAGTCACTCGCTCATATCCCTACTGGCAACAACGCACTGGCGGCTCAGAGCCGGACACCCGGACGTGGAGAAAGCAACTTTTCTCTGGGGTCTTTGGTTTCTCCAGCTCCCGATCGCCATTTGGTGCTGGTTGTGGAGGCTGCACCCCGATTTATTGAAGACTTGGCAGAACAACTGACGAGTTTGGGATATTGGGTGGCGATCGCTCGTTCTGGAACTGAGGCGTTAGAAAAAGCCCGTCGTTTGCAGCCAGGAATTATATTTATCAATCCCTTACTACCTTTACTATCTGGCTGGGATGTACTGACTTTACTCAAATCCGATCCGGCTACGAGTCAAATTCCGATCGTCGTTACTACCACAAGAGCCGAGAAAAATCAAGCTCTTTCCCACCGGGCTGACGAATTTATTAGCTTACCCGTACAGCAGCAAGTCTTGCAGCAGGTGATGACTCGTTTGTGCGGCGCGCCAGTGACCCACTCTCAGGTCGAATTGTCGCAGCGCGTCCAAAAGTACAAACAGCTGACGATTTTACGATTAGTGACTCCCAACACCGAACTTTTAGCCAGGGGCGATGTCAACCATTTAGAATCATCCCTGGATCGCTGTCGCGTTCTCGAAGCCGATGACTTAGAGCAAGCATCATTGCTAGCGCGGATTTGGCGACCAAATGTCATTTTACTGGAGCGGGCGATCTGCGAACCCCTCGATTTCTTGCAACAGTTGACCGAGTATCCTAGCTTGGCAGATTTACCCATCGTGACGCTAGATGCCGCGATCGCTCAAGTTGCGAGTCAAATAGAGCAACTCAATATATTTCCTTGTTTGACAAATCCGCCAGAGCCATCGGCTGAAGTGTTACTATCCGTTCTGCACATGGCAGCAGGCGTAAGTTGGGAATATAGCGTGTTAGTTTTAGATATTGCTAATTTGGACGATTTGTCTGACGAACACACCTACAATACTCAAGCTTCTGCTGTATCGCTGCGGGCAGAATGGTTGCAAGCTTTAATTCAATATTTGCAAACAGCTGGTTTTCGAGTCGTGATGCCGCATACTTGGGAGGAAGTACAGCAGCAAATTCAACAACAAAACGTCGATCTGATGCTCGTTTGTTTGGGAGAGATGCAACAAGTCGAGCAAGCCTGCACGGCGATCGCAACTTTAGAGCAGCAGCAGAAATTACCACCTATCATCGCTATGGAGCGACTATTTACTCAAAATGAAGTTAGAGAGCAATTTCCCGCTTACTTAGAGTCAGAGGGGAGATCGCTACCTTCAGAGCAAATGCACAATTTGGGTAACGCGAATGCAGCATCCGATTTGGAGTCGATCGAGCGCGCATTGGGGGCGATCGCGACTAAAGTTTTGCCTTCCTCTATTTCTATGGAAGAGTTATTAAATAACATTCATCAAACTCTGTTGGCTCAACCTGTAGAAAAGGATTAGGAGCGCAAAGGAAGCACCGTAGCCGCAACCTTGAGAAACGCGATCGCGGATAAATGCACATGAATGCAACGCGATCGGAAAATTTGTATTGATTTGTAAAAATGTTTTTAAAGGACTGTACTGCTTTGCCAGGGTCAATTATACGGAGTGGTGTGGTGAATTTATAACTGGCAGTACTTTTAGTGCTAAAACGTGACTAATGCAACGATAAGAACAATAGGAATTATCGACTAGAACGAACGCGATTGAGCGAGGTCGCGAATCAAAGACGTTTTCCCGCGCAAGTAAGTACTCACATTCACCATCGCTTCTCGATCTAAGGGTTGCTGGTTGCCAAGTTCTGCAATCAAGTGCGAAACCAGTTCTGAGTCATTCAGTCTGAGTAAAATACTGCTCTGAGTATGTTCTACCGCAGACCATAGCTGCCGTAGGATGGTTGAATCCATGTTGCGGGTTTCAGTTGCGTACATAACAAATAAGAAATTAAGGTTTTCTTTAGACTTTCTTTAGAATAGCTCATCGCCTTTTCGAGGCAACAGAAGTTGAAACATTGCTACACATAAACTCTGACTTCTACAAGAGACCTCGTAATGTTTGCAGATATGTACGCAATTTTACTCTGTCTGTAGAGGCAAAACCTCCGTAACCGTAGATCTACCCAAAGCTAGAAAGTCGGTGGGCATTGCCCACCATCAATCACTCTTGCGGTACTTGTGCCATTAACCTCTCTTTATCCAACCTCCGCTTTTTGGCGTAAAGTTGAATTGTTGCTGCCATTGCCACAATCATGCCGAAAATTGCCCAAACCGTAGCATTTGTAGGTAGGTTATTTTTAAACACGGCTAGCAACACGATCGCCACTAACATCACAGTTGGGGCTTCATTCAACGCCCGTAATTGCTGACTGCTCCACTTACACTCATTTTTTTCTAACTGTCGCATCAGCCGTTTGCAGTAGTGGTGATATCCCAATAGAAGCACGACAAATGCTAACTTGACATGCAACCATCCCTGTTTCAGGACTTCCGGTTCCGTCGTCAGCAATCCAATTGCCATTGCTACCGTCACCAGCATCCCAGGAGTGGTAATAATGCTATACAGTCGCTTTTCCATCAATTGATACTGATTCTTGAGAATCGTACAGGCGGGTTCCGGCTGCTCGTCAGCCTCGACATGATAGATAAATAGCCGCACCAAGTAAAATAATCCAGCGAACCAAACAACAATGCCAACCAGATGAAACGCTTTAAACCAAAAATAAGCCATGATCCCAATTTTGGATGTTGAATTTTAGAGTTTGGATGTTATACCATTTCAGATCTTTGCGCCTTTGCGTCTCTGCGTGACATTAAATCCAACAAAATTTACGCTTGTCGCCAAGCTCCATGAAATCCCATCGGTACGACGCTGGGTAGTTCCAATTTACAAACAGGTGGTGCATCCAAGCGATCGCTATCGAAAATCCAGACCTCACTGCGATCGCGATTTCCGTCATATACTACCGTAACGATCCAACCAGAAGCAGGATTTTGCGGATCGGGGGCAAAAATTGGTTCCATCGGGTAGCAATTTTCGCCAAAATCCGCAATCGTCAGAAATTGAGTTTGCGAGTCAAATTTAGCGATCGCGCCAAACAATTCTGCACCGATATTTACACTAGGACGATGAACGGAGAGAAAAGTAGGGGAAGCAGCTTGCCCAATTAAATGAGGTAATCCGATCGGAAATTCACAATCGCGATCTAAAATCTGCTCGATCGCCGTCACCTTACCCAAATTCGGATTCAAATAAACTCGCGATAAACTACTGGGTGCAGGTGTATGAGTTTGTCCCGTTGCCACTTCCTTTAAATATTGATTGGTCTGAAAGTCTTCATACCGCACCAAGTCCACGACAATCGTACCGTTAGGATCGACGTAACCGTTAGCAAAATGCCATTGATACCAAGGTTCGGTTTCGCCACGGCTGACAAGGGTAAGGGTTTCGCGATCGAATATGAGAAACTGAGTCCCGAGTTGAGGCTGCCATTCGATCGCATCGCTGTAACAACTCAAGCCTAACAACACGGGTAACGCATTTACCCTAACTGGAGGCACGAAAAAGACTAAATACTGTCCTGCCAAGACGAAATCGTGAACGATCGGCACGCCATCTAAGGTAAATGTAGCTTTTTGCAGAATTTTACCCGTGCGATCGCTTTTATAGAGATTCAAGTTAGCGTTAATTCCAGGGCTAATCCCAAAGTTGAAAATTTCTCCTGTGTGCGGATCGCACTTGTAATGGGCAGAGTAAGGTAAACCATTACTTAATCCAGATAAATTGTCCTCGCCTTTTGTCTCCAAAGTCTGCAAGTCTAAGGCGTGCGGTTTACCACCTTCCCACAATGCTAAGAGTTTATTTGGTAGAGGTAAAACAGAGGTATTTGCCACATTCTTGATTGGCTTCAACCATCGATTCCAGAACGCACCTGGGGCTGTCATCCCATAGTTACCATAAAGCAGGCGATTTGCGGTGGCTTCTTCTTGGTAGCCAGCAGTTTGCACGTAGCGGTATGAGGCGATCGCACCCCCCTCACCCCCCTGAGAAAGGGGGGAATTAGAATTAAAATCAACGGCGAGAATTGCCCCATCACCATCAAACCAATGTCCCATCCGCATTCCACCCCGTTCTAATCTGGCGGGACCATTGCGATAAAGAGTTCCGCGTAAATTAGATGGAATTTCCCCAGCTATGACAGGTAGGGGAGTGGGAGAAAATTCTGTTGCGGGTTGGGCGATCGCTTTTGCCCAAGCTTTTGTTGTGGAAGGTTTCGTAGTTGTCTGCATCAATTGCTCAATATGTTAAAAATTGTCATTGGTCATTTGTGAAATTTCAATGACGCTAGAAATATACTCAGCCGCGTGTCTCAGAACTCAAACGAGAATGCCGTGTATTCCTATTTCTATAGTCGTGACAATCTAAGCGCGATCGCTCATCCTAAAGACAGTTATCAGTTACCGTAGGGGCGGGTTTGGAAAATAGATGGACAACCTCATCCTTCAATCTGGGGGTCAAAACCCGCCCGTGCAGGAGTCAGGTATCAGTTAACAATCCACTACACCCCACACCCCATACCCCACACCCCATTCATCACAACATAAGGAACTGAGAGAGGCTAAGCTGAGTCTGTTGTGGGGGAACTCAATTTAACAATCGGCTTTGTGTATTTTATTACATTTGCTCTGAGATGCCTTACTCTCCTGGCAGAACGATAATTCTATGGTCGCTGATTGGTTTTGCATCTACCACGGTCATTGCTGGTATCGTACTGAGTATCTGGCGCTGGGTGCAACCTTGCGCAGTCGGGGAAAAAAGGTTTTGGACGAATTGCTATCGAGACTTGCAGGCACAACCGCTGAAAATTGGAGTGAGTGCTACCCCTCCAATAGAAGATTATCAGGCTTTAGCTACCCATTTACAGGAGCAATTGGGTGTTCGGGTCATCGTCGATCGCCATACGCCTTTTCCAGAAATTCGCGATCGCCTCGATCTCAAAGATTGGGATATTGCTTTTACTGGTTCTCCAGTACTTTCCATAGCAGCTGAGGATAATAACTACACTGGCATTGCTGTAATGTACCCCGATCGACCACTTTACGATCGAGCAGCTTTATTTGTTAAAGCTGATAGTAAGATCGAGTCTATTGCCGATATCCAACCAAACACGACAATTGCTTTAGGTAGTTCCGCATCAGCCCTAACTTTTCTCATTCCAATTTATGCTTTATATGGCAAAACACTTAAAATTGGTAGAGGCTATCACCCTAGAGAAGCGATAAATTTAGTTAAGACTGGAAAAATTGATATTGCTGCTGGTCAATATACCGCAATTAAAGACGACCCAACATTGCGAGTTATTTATATGAGTAAACCAATTCCTGGTGTGGGAGTTTATTTATCGCCCCGGCTTTTGAATTTCGATCGAGAGTTAATCAAAATAGCCATGCTCAACGCTAATGCAGAAATTAAATCTCAAGCTAAATATACTGCGGGTCAAATTCCTGATTATAGCGAACTCAGAAAAATTATCGCTAGAGCTGAAGAGGTTTCTAGCTGCCTCAAATCGACGCAAAATTACTTTAATTGGCAAGTACCAGTTAAATTATTTTGTCAAGAGCGATCGCCAAGAAAATCAGCGATTCGCTGACGATTAGAAGAATACAAAATTTCAAATATCGGCAATATTGAAAATTGATGCAACTTTTCTAAATCATAAAAATGTCTGAATATTCCAATAATTTATTAGCGATAGCCCGGGAAATTCAAGCTACAGAAAGCAATCTATCATTGATAGCAGAAACGACTGGCTCGCAATTTTTAATCCAGCCGAATAGTGAAAAGATTTGTCTTTTCTTTCATGGATTTACAGCAGTTCCCGAACAATTTGCCCTGATAGGTAAAGCATTTTATCAAGCTGGATATCACGTTCTAATTCCCTTACTACCAGGACATGGTATTGCAGGTGAATGGAATGGAGATAACCCGCCACCACTACCAGAAGATCCCCAAATTTATCAAGAATTTGGTTGTCATTGGTTAGAAATTGCTCGCTCTGGAGGCAAAGAAATTATTATTGGAGGTTTGTCTGGTGGGAGTACTTTAGCTGCATGGTTAGCTTTAGAATATCCCGAGCTAATAAAGAAGACTTTAATATTTGCACCCTATTTAAGTGGAAGTAATAAAGTCGTCGATTTATTTGTCAGAATTTTTAATATCTATTTTGAATGGTGGCAAGACCCTCAAGTAGCTAGTTTTGGTTATGATGGTTTTGCTATGCCAGCTTTACGAGTTTTTTTAGATATGGGAACGGAGGTATTAGAAAAAGCCCAAACTCAAAAGGCTGCACCAATGTTAATTGTATCGAGTGAAAGCGATCGCGCTGTAGGAAATCGAGAACACGAAAAGTTATTTAACGCCGCAGTTCAGTTACAGCCTAAATCTTGGTATGTCTGTTTTGATGATGTGTGGGATATTCCCCATAACATGATGACCCAAGCAGAAGGAAACGAACACGTCGATCTGTTGATTTCTCTAACTTTAGCGTATGTTAATAGCGATGCTACCTGGGCAGAAATGGTGACATTGTGCGATCGCCTGAAACAAGATGATTTTCCAACTGCGATCGCGCAATTAAACTTGCATGGGCGAATTGCATCTGCAATGGCGACGATTATGGGAATTATTAATACTTCTATCGAAAAACTGAGAGACTAGGCTACATTCACGCTCGAACTCAATTCAATAGTTTGACTTCAGTAAATTTCCAAAAACACTCAAGTATCGATCGATCCAACTAATCGCCTGGAAATAATTTTCAAACGCTTTTGGCGGGTTAGAAATGAGAGTATCTTGAGCGATTAACTGCTGAAAATCAATTTCAACTTTACCTTGGCGCAAGTTACCTCGATCGTCATAAAACTCCACGCCAGCTGTTTGCATAATTGCAATTAGCTCTTGCGCCATAATGCCATAACCAATGGTTGTGGGATGAATGCCATCAAGGGAAAACAACCCACCTTGCTTACGTCCTGTAGCATCAAAGATCGAAAAGCGAGAATCTGGCTTTGGGTCTAATTTTTGCAACTGTGACGGTAACTGATATTCACCACCAATTTCTTTCCACCAACTCGGTCTAGCTCTGGGAGATTCAATATAGCGCCTCTGTGCCAAGCGATCGAGTAGTCCAGCTAGATCGAACAAATACCAATCTCGACCTTCTGTTCTTGCTTGTCGCACGGCATCAATAATACAGTCATTATACTGGTCGATCGCACTGTCTATTGCTCTGACTTCTGGTGCAGTCAAGTTTGGATGTCGATCTTGATTGAAACCTGCATCGCTAACCCAAGGCAAAGTATAGTATGGGAAATAGCGAGAATCTTTTCTAATCTTAGTATCTACTCCACGGGCAAACGGGGCGATCGTCACGTGAGGAACTGTAGCCCAAATAACGTGACGGGCGCGAATTTGCTTAACTTCTGCCACAACCTTGTCTAACTCAGCTTTAAAATGAATCGGTCGCCAGATCGTATAGCGATCGTTGATCTCCATATCATCGTAGCCTTCATCGCTCCAGGCAATCTTGAAGGTGAGGAGACTACCGAGAGCGTTATTGCTACCGATCGTCAAAATTAGCGTCTCAATGCCATCAGCATCGCCATTTTCTTGCGTTCCCTCAGCGCCAAGAGCCGTTGCAGCTTGTAAAGGAGTTAATGCCTCACCTGTTTGACTCCGCACCGACGAGTTTAATACCCTCAGTGCCGCTCGTTCGTTATGGTAATCGACCAATTGACGAAAAACATCTTCTCTAGGAATCTTTCGACTGATTAATTCCTGGCAGCTTCTTGCATTACGAGATAGGATATTCCGTAAATCCCAACCATAAACTCCTAAATTGTGGTTAATCTCTTTTTGAGAGGGTAGTATAGCCCCTTCACCCCGTTCCCAATAATCTTCTAACTTGTCTAAATAGTTGCGTAAAAACAATAGCGTCGGGATAAAATTCCAAACGTCAATGCGATCGCCTACCTTTTGTTCTAGTTCTCGCACCAACCGTTCTAAATTTAACGGCAACCCATCACCAGGAGTATTGTAAGTAGGATAGCGGAATTCAGTCCAACCCATTTCCCGAGCGATTAAGGCTGGAAAAGAAATTTGAGTATTAAAAATTGCGCCACTTTGAAAGCCTTGAGTCAGAGAATCGCCAATTGTTACTAGACGATGCCGAGGCGTACCCTCTCCGTTGACTTGTACGCCAATACCAAGAGTGGGATCTGTCTCCGGTTTGCGTGCTTCAGCCCGAATGATGACATCATCCGGTGTTTTCAAGTCACGCATATCATCTGTAACTGGTTTTGCCATGTCGTCTTTACCCAATCGTGGTAAAGATTATATCTGGCATTGGTCATTCAGTGGTGCGTGGTACGCGATCGCTCTTAAAAGGTTAAAGGGCAAAGGGCAAGGAAAAATGTAGCAATATCTTCCTTTCCCCCTTCCCCTTGTTCTGATAACTGATAACTGATAACTGACTTCTGTACGGGCGGGTTCTGACCAAAAATTTACTGTTTTAATTATCAATCTATTTGCTAAACCCGCCCCTACGATAACTGCTCCCTATTAACTGTTAACTCTGTTGGCTGAGAACAGTATCGTGTTCTGTACTTTGCCCGTTATTGACGTTTTCCCAAGTGGGCATCAAAATCGACAAGTGCAAGCCTTTGCGACTTTCCAAATTGAGATATCGCTGTTGTAGAGTTTGCCATTGTTGCCAAGCTTGGTAATTATGCTCTGCTAATAAATTAGCGAGAGTTGGCATGGTTTTTTCAATTTTTGTTTCCAAGGCTTCTGCTAAAAACTCAGACAGTACGGCACTATCTTGAAATTGTCCTAAAATACTCTGAATGGCTTTTAGATCTTCAAGGTAAGTTTCGTAAGAAGCTCCATAAAAGTTAGCAAAGACTTCCATTTGATAACGAGCGCGTTTGGTTTCTTTACGCAGGCTGTGGAGAAGAGGGGCGTTATCGATTAGTTGTTGTTTTGCCTGTGCTGGTGTTTGTCCTGTTTGTACTACTACCTGTTCGTCTTGTAATTTAGTTCCTACTAACCAACTTGGGTGTAACAGTAGCCTACCAACCTCAGATAGAAGTAAATCTGGTAGAGTCGCCTGAATTGGCATCTGGGCGATTGGTTGCAGTTGGGGCTGAGATAGCCATTTTTCTAAAGCCTGCTTCAGTTCTTGATAGCGATCGCCTGTTAAAGTTTCATGAACTTTAGCAAAAGCCTTCCGCCGCCGCTTATACAGATAAACCAGCGCTGTATCCAATTGTTCTTGTTCGTCAGCAGGTAAAGCGGGTTTGTAGTTGTTTTCTAATGATTCTCGCAGTACGTCCAAATCTCGCAAACTGCCCAGAATACGAGCAATTTTACCAATTTTTTTTTCTTGGACTGGCTTCGGTAAGTCGATGGCTGGAGCAAAACCCGCGATCGCACTACGCAAGCGACGCATTCCTACGCGCATCTGATGCAATGCTTCTGGATCGCTATCTGCGATTACGTCAGCTTCGTGTTTGAGAAATTTTTCAAAGTGCTTCTTAATTGCCAGCACAGCGCGATCGCCTAAAGTATTCTTTCCGCTTAATGTAGACGATGCCATACTTTATACCCCGCTTGATCTGCCTTACAGCCCTATCTTATTTTTGAGTTTCTCATACTATCACACAGCCGCGATCTCCTTGATTCCACCTCAGACAGAAACAATAGCAAAAAGCCGCAAGCAATAAGTATTTTCACTTAAGGCTTACGACTTATTCAGGCTACTCGAAATCTATATTTTGAAATTTTGAATCGATCTGAATCACTCCATGGCAATACGCCAATCGCTAAATCTTGGTTGCTAACTTTTCGATTAGGCGGCTAATTCTTGCAACTGTGCGCGCTCCGTATTGTACTCTACGGCACTTAGCGGTAGTTGTTCTGCTTGTGGAGCTGGTACTTGTTCCAAAACCTTGACTTCAATATTGACGGACACTAGATACGTACCAGGTTCCGCACCAATAGCTTCAGCAATCAATTTTGCTATCTCTGGACGCTTGGCAGTTATTGGATCGCGCAGGATACACCGATCCCAGTCATGCTTAGCAGTGGGGTTAAGGCTGAGAATATAGTGCTTGGTCATAGAGCAATTTTGAGTTTATCTTGCATCAAATCGAGCTACCATCAAGCCGTTTTTTGCTTCAGCTAACTCGACAACATCTATCACTATTATAGTACAAATGTACCAAATTGACAAAGAGACAATACAATTCAAAATCGGTCAATTCACGATAAAACCCGCCCGTACCAGTACAGGGGCGGGTTTTGAACCACTACGGTTCAGTTAAGGCTCAAAGTGTTGTAAATTAAGCATTGTTCCCAAGAATGGAAAGTGAGTGTAGTGCATC from Chroococcidiopsis sp. SAG 2025 harbors:
- a CDS encoding alpha/beta hydrolase; its protein translation is MSEYSNNLLAIAREIQATESNLSLIAETTGSQFLIQPNSEKICLFFHGFTAVPEQFALIGKAFYQAGYHVLIPLLPGHGIAGEWNGDNPPPLPEDPQIYQEFGCHWLEIARSGGKEIIIGGLSGGSTLAAWLALEYPELIKKTLIFAPYLSGSNKVVDLFVRIFNIYFEWWQDPQVASFGYDGFAMPALRVFLDMGTEVLEKAQTQKAAPMLIVSSESDRAVGNREHEKLFNAAVQLQPKSWYVCFDDVWDIPHNMMTQAEGNEHVDLLISLTLAYVNSDATWAEMVTLCDRLKQDDFPTAIAQLNLHGRIASAMATIMGIINTSIEKLRD
- a CDS encoding CHAD domain-containing protein, with the protein product MASSTLSGKNTLGDRAVLAIKKHFEKFLKHEADVIADSDPEALHQMRVGMRRLRSAIAGFAPAIDLPKPVQEKKIGKIARILGSLRDLDVLRESLENNYKPALPADEQEQLDTALVYLYKRRRKAFAKVHETLTGDRYQELKQALEKWLSQPQLQPIAQMPIQATLPDLLLSEVGRLLLHPSWLVGTKLQDEQVVVQTGQTPAQAKQQLIDNAPLLHSLRKETKRARYQMEVFANFYGASYETYLEDLKAIQSILGQFQDSAVLSEFLAEALETKIEKTMPTLANLLAEHNYQAWQQWQTLQQRYLNLESRKGLHLSILMPTWENVNNGQSTEHDTVLSQQS
- a CDS encoding phosphate/phosphite/phosphonate ABC transporter substrate-binding protein; amino-acid sequence: MPYSPGRTIILWSLIGFASTTVIAGIVLSIWRWVQPCAVGEKRFWTNCYRDLQAQPLKIGVSATPPIEDYQALATHLQEQLGVRVIVDRHTPFPEIRDRLDLKDWDIAFTGSPVLSIAAEDNNYTGIAVMYPDRPLYDRAALFVKADSKIESIADIQPNTTIALGSSASALTFLIPIYALYGKTLKIGRGYHPREAINLVKTGKIDIAAGQYTAIKDDPTLRVIYMSKPIPGVGVYLSPRLLNFDRELIKIAMLNANAEIKSQAKYTAGQIPDYSELRKIIARAEEVSSCLKSTQNYFNWQVPVKLFCQERSPRKSAIR
- a CDS encoding ATP-binding protein — translated: MSKSKYNLGDFIETVPSCLQTATLAMAWETFSQEQSDRLIVLDRQRFPLGVLHLRQFFPHWLAATNNSKNVKQSLSKATARILEPIEKLPNEFSLEQFQSYIDSRPELSDIKQTFAIVDAEGKFLGLLEQTKLWKVLAAAARTEKRDRLAKTTLLKATIERGIEPEQLDPIVQLLERLPLPLMLQTSLGEAIAQNPAWNRQFGNMGNPEAIRQEVEAILNVAGTQQSVIDLESATAAEVTEASREVDRAKLSDWQATTHHFSLTALQEQVSLLSTPDAAEPNIIRYCQQGEQEGTCICVCPGQQGQDRVWQFLKIPLQMSVVSRQQQSERIWLLMATDVTEQRQMASELAAKNADLIQLNRLKDEFLACISHELRTPLTAMLGLSTLLKDQALGQLNERQARYARLIHENGRHLMSVVNDILDLTRMETGQLELTLEPVHIRKVCERAVEQARLAFSPKNNKTAVVEAGTDSHLEHRFTLAIEPELDIIVADELRLRQMLVHLLANAFKFTASGGEIGLRVSYWAGWIAFTVWDTGIGIPEHQQHLIFQKFQQLETPLTRQFEGTGLGLVLTRALARLHGGDVSFLSQEGKGSQFTLLLAPTPPKKRAGGAGGAGEAGEAGEQVGRTSANLQRQSLAHIPTGNNALAAQSRTPGRGESNFSLGSLVSPAPDRHLVLVVEAAPRFIEDLAEQLTSLGYWVAIARSGTEALEKARRLQPGIIFINPLLPLLSGWDVLTLLKSDPATSQIPIVVTTTRAEKNQALSHRADEFISLPVQQQVLQQVMTRLCGAPVTHSQVELSQRVQKYKQLTILRLVTPNTELLARGDVNHLESSLDRCRVLEADDLEQASLLARIWRPNVILLERAICEPLDFLQQLTEYPSLADLPIVTLDAAIAQVASQIEQLNIFPCLTNPPEPSAEVLLSVLHMAAGVSWEYSVLVLDIANLDDLSDEHTYNTQASAVSLRAEWLQALIQYLQTAGFRVVMPHTWEEVQQQIQQQNVDLMLVCLGEMQQVEQACTAIATLEQQQKLPPIIAMERLFTQNEVREQFPAYLESEGRSLPSEQMHNLGNANAASDLESIERALGAIATKVLPSSISMEELLNNIHQTLLAQPVEKD
- the hemJ gene encoding protoporphyrinogen oxidase HemJ, whose amino-acid sequence is MAYFWFKAFHLVGIVVWFAGLFYLVRLFIYHVEADEQPEPACTILKNQYQLMEKRLYSIITTPGMLVTVAMAIGLLTTEPEVLKQGWLHVKLAFVVLLLGYHHYCKRLMRQLEKNECKWSSQQLRALNEAPTVMLVAIVLLAVFKNNLPTNATVWAIFGMIVAMAATIQLYAKKRRLDKERLMAQVPQE
- a CDS encoding carotenoid oxygenase family protein, which produces MQTTTKPSTTKAWAKAIAQPATEFSPTPLPVIAGEIPSNLRGTLYRNGPARLERGGMRMGHWFDGDGAILAVDFNSNSPLSQGGEGGAIASYRYVQTAGYQEEATANRLLYGNYGMTAPGAFWNRWLKPIKNVANTSVLPLPNKLLALWEGGKPHALDLQTLETKGEDNLSGLSNGLPYSAHYKCDPHTGEIFNFGISPGINANLNLYKSDRTGKILQKATFTLDGVPIVHDFVLAGQYLVFFVPPVRVNALPVLLGLSCYSDAIEWQPQLGTQFLIFDRETLTLVSRGETEPWYQWHFANGYVDPNGTIVVDLVRYEDFQTNQYLKEVATGQTHTPAPSSLSRVYLNPNLGKVTAIEQILDRDCEFPIGLPHLIGQAASPTFLSVHRPSVNIGAELFGAIAKFDSQTQFLTIADFGENCYPMEPIFAPDPQNPASGWIVTVVYDGNRDRSEVWIFDSDRLDAPPVCKLELPSVVPMGFHGAWRQA